In one window of Acipenser ruthenus chromosome 34, fAciRut3.2 maternal haplotype, whole genome shotgun sequence DNA:
- the LOC131705045 gene encoding epoxide hydrolase 4-like isoform X2, which translates to MRSLWSAVLLFPLRVVLRLASLSYWTLVYGTSALTAGLVLAVLAWRAVWNPRRTLYWRVRQERPACLQEPSLGEHCYVRAKSSGLRLHYVTTGDTSKPLMLLLHGFPEIWYSWRYQLCKFKSDFQTVALDLRGYGDSDAPSGREDYKLDKLLGDVKDIIEALGYRSCVLVGHDWGGTLAWHFAINQPEMVHRLIVMSTPHPSFWQDYVFRHPTHLMKCSHLFFFQTPFLPELTLRLGDYEVVRRLLAGQRVGIQNRAQRLTEQEMEAYLYSLSQPGGLTGPLHHYRNLFSAPVRCQDVNVPSLLIWGDRDALLGQDLAHWSGSYVRSSFSLRMVPGSSHWVQQDQPDTVNKLMMMFLRENR; encoded by the exons ATGAGGAGTCTCTGGAGCGCGGTGCTGCTGTTCCCGCTGCGTGTGGTCTTGCGCCTGGCTTCGCTCTCGTACTGGACACTGGTCTACGGTACCTCCGCTCTGACTGCTGGCCTGGTTCTCGCGGTGCTAGCCTGGAGAGCCGTCTGGAACCCCCGCAGGACCCTCTACTGGAGAGTGAGGCAGGAGCGGCCAGCCTGCCTGCAAGAGCCCTCTCTGGGAGAGCACTGCTACGTCAGGGCGAAG AGCTCTGGGCTGCGCTTGCACTACGTGACGACTGGAGACACAAGCAAACCCCTCATGCTGCTTCTGCATGGATTCCCTGAGATCTG GTACTCCTGGCGCTACCAGCTGTGCAAGTTCAAGAGTGACTTCCAGACTGTGGCCCTGGACCTGCGAGGCTACGGGGACTCTGATGCCCCCTCTGGACGGGAGGACTACAAGCTGGACAAGCTGCTCGGAGACGTGAAGGACATCATAGAAGCTCTGG GGTACAGGAGCTGCGTTCTGGTGGGTCACGACTGGGGGGGCACCCTGGCCTGGCACTTTGCCATCAACCAGCCCGAGATGGTGCACAGACTCATCGTGATGAGCACACCCCACCCCTCCTTCTGGCAGG ATTATGTTTTCCGGCACCCCACTCACCTGATGAAGTGCAGCCACCTGTTCTTCTTCCAGACCCCCTTCCTGCCGGAGCTGACACTCAGGCTGGGGGACTACGAG GTTGTGCGGAGGTTGCTGGCGGGCCAGCGGGTCGGGATTCAGAATCGGGCTCAGCGCCTCACCGAGCAGGAGATGGAGGCTTACCTATACAGCCTGTCCCAGCCCGGGGGGCTTACCGGACCACTGCACCACTACCGGAACCTCTTCAG CGCCCCCGTGAGGTGCCAGGATGTGAACGTTCCCAGTCTGTTGATCTGGGGAGACAGGGACGCACTGCTGGGGCAGGATCTCGCCCACTGGTCAGGCTCCTATGTGAGGAGCAGCTTCAGCCTGAGAATGGTCCCGGGTTCGAGTCACTGGGTCCAGCAGGACCAGCCCGATACTGTCAACAAACTGATGATGATGTTCCTCCGGGAGAACAGATGA
- the LOC131705045 gene encoding epoxide hydrolase 4-like isoform X1, whose protein sequence is MRSLWSAVLLFPLRVVLRLASLSYWTLVYGTSALTAGLVLAVLAWRAVWNPRRTLYWRVRQERPACLQEPSLGEHCYVRAKSSGLRLHYVTTGDTSKPLMLLLHGFPEIWYSWRYQLCKFKSDFQTVALDLRGYGDSDAPSGREDYKLDKLLGDVKDIIEALGYRSCVLVGHDWGGTLAWHFAINQPEMVHRLIVMSTPHPSFWQDYVFRHPTHLMKCSHLFFFQTPFLPELTLRLGDYEVVRRLLAGQRVGIQNRAQRLTEQEMEAYLYSLSQPGGLTGPLHHYRNLFSSAPVRCQDVNVPSLLIWGDRDALLGQDLAHWSGSYVRSSFSLRMVPGSSHWVQQDQPDTVNKLMMMFLRENR, encoded by the exons ATGAGGAGTCTCTGGAGCGCGGTGCTGCTGTTCCCGCTGCGTGTGGTCTTGCGCCTGGCTTCGCTCTCGTACTGGACACTGGTCTACGGTACCTCCGCTCTGACTGCTGGCCTGGTTCTCGCGGTGCTAGCCTGGAGAGCCGTCTGGAACCCCCGCAGGACCCTCTACTGGAGAGTGAGGCAGGAGCGGCCAGCCTGCCTGCAAGAGCCCTCTCTGGGAGAGCACTGCTACGTCAGGGCGAAG AGCTCTGGGCTGCGCTTGCACTACGTGACGACTGGAGACACAAGCAAACCCCTCATGCTGCTTCTGCATGGATTCCCTGAGATCTG GTACTCCTGGCGCTACCAGCTGTGCAAGTTCAAGAGTGACTTCCAGACTGTGGCCCTGGACCTGCGAGGCTACGGGGACTCTGATGCCCCCTCTGGACGGGAGGACTACAAGCTGGACAAGCTGCTCGGAGACGTGAAGGACATCATAGAAGCTCTGG GGTACAGGAGCTGCGTTCTGGTGGGTCACGACTGGGGGGGCACCCTGGCCTGGCACTTTGCCATCAACCAGCCCGAGATGGTGCACAGACTCATCGTGATGAGCACACCCCACCCCTCCTTCTGGCAGG ATTATGTTTTCCGGCACCCCACTCACCTGATGAAGTGCAGCCACCTGTTCTTCTTCCAGACCCCCTTCCTGCCGGAGCTGACACTCAGGCTGGGGGACTACGAG GTTGTGCGGAGGTTGCTGGCGGGCCAGCGGGTCGGGATTCAGAATCGGGCTCAGCGCCTCACCGAGCAGGAGATGGAGGCTTACCTATACAGCCTGTCCCAGCCCGGGGGGCTTACCGGACCACTGCACCACTACCGGAACCTCTTCAG CAGCGCCCCCGTGAGGTGCCAGGATGTGAACGTTCCCAGTCTGTTGATCTGGGGAGACAGGGACGCACTGCTGGGGCAGGATCTCGCCCACTGGTCAGGCTCCTATGTGAGGAGCAGCTTCAGCCTGAGAATGGTCCCGGGTTCGAGTCACTGGGTCCAGCAGGACCAGCCCGATACTGTCAACAAACTGATGATGATGTTCCTCCGGGAGAACAGATGA